GCCAGGAGGAGGCACTGGTCTGGACCTTTGAACGCAAGCACAACCTGCCCCGTCTGTGGCTGAAGGCTGCCTTGGGGGGCAGGAGGGCCCAGGGCGGGTCACCTGGGGCGGCCAACATCATCCATGCAGAGTTCGGAGGCCACTTCCAACTGCTCTGTGCCCACTGCTTCAGGCGCCGCCCCCCACACCTCAGCCCAGTGGACCCCCAGGGGCAGTGCCCCTCGCACGGAACCTGCCCCTCGATCCTGACCCATGTCAGCACCGAGGGCCGCAAGCAGCAGTTTGTGGAGGTGCGGCCACAGCCCCAGAATCGCCATCTGCTGAACTACTGCATGTTCGTGGGGCGTGGGGAGCCATGCCACCACGGCGCTGCCCGCTGCCAGTATGCACACAGCGCTGTGGAGATGGCCGTGTGGAAGGCCGAGCGGCTGGATGGGCTTCAGCGGGGGGACCTGCTCACACACTCTGTCCCTGGGGAGGTGCAGTGTGCAGCTCCCCAGGACCAGGCCCCCGGGGTCCAGCTGTACTGCCACACCTGCCTGGTCACCTGCTGCTCTCAGGAAAcctttgagaatcactgctccTCCCTGGAGCATGCACAGCTGGTGGCCTTGGACCAGACTGTGCCCTGGGAGTACCGCAGCCCACCCATAGGGCTCTCTACGTTTGAGCTGTGCCCAAGGTAAGGACACTTGGGTGGGAGCCTAGGGTTGGGGACCACCCCCCCTCAGCCAGCACCAGGAAATTCAAGACTCATGGTCCTGGGGGCTCTGCACCTGCCTCATCCTCTCCTGGTGGGCCAACACCACCTGGTCTCTGAGGACCTGGGTAAAGAAAGTCCCTTGCTGGGAGCTGCTTGACAGGTCTTGTCTGGGAGTAGATTGCAGGTGAGGTCCTTGAATGCCCCTGGCCTGCGATCCATCCTGCTTCCCATACAGGCTACGGTTGGCACAGGGGACCTAGCCTTTTAGCTCACCCTGTGGCTGCACCTTCATGTACCCCAGACCTGACCTCTGTGAGTATGGGGACATCTGCACCAAGGCACACTCGGCCCAGGAACTACAGGAGTGGGTCCAGAGGGCACAGGCCACGCGGCTGCGGGAGCAGGCAGCCTGGCAGGATGGGCTGGTGCCCTACCGGGCGCGGCTACTGGCCGAGTACAAGCACAGCAGCAGTGAGCTCCTGGTGGTAAGTGGGGGCTGtgccaggagggagggggagggtcCCTGCTGGTCTGCTAAAGGCCAGGCCTCCCCTACAGCTGGCTGAGACTATCCCTGGAGTGTCTATCATCTGCCACCAGCCCCTGGTGCATCAGGCCCAGGAGAAGAAGACCCGGCACAGCTGGATATTCACTGTCTGCTCTGAGGTGAGGGCTAGGACAGCTCCGAGGCCTCAGGTCTTGTGGACCAGCCCAGTACTGGGTGGAGTGCACCCCAGGGGCGCGAGTGCCAGAGGTGGTTAGATGTCAGAAACCTGGGATCTGGACCTGGGCAGGTTCCTTagttctctgcctcagttttcttcctGTAGACCTATCTCAAGAGCCCCCCACACTGAGGGTCCCTCTACAGAGTGTACGGGTTAGCAGTGTCTGGTGCCAGAGAGAGAGTGGGCCCAGGCCGCCCGGGCTGCTGATCCTGCCTATGCTCACATCCACAGGGCTTAAGGCATGTCCCGTGACCCCCATCATGCAGAGCAGACCAGGGAGGTTGAGCAGGCACGGGTCCCACACCCAGAAAGTGGCTGGAACTGCCTCTCAGGAGGGCAGGAGACTCTGGGATGACGCCCAGAGGGTTGGGACAGGGCCTGGGGGTCCTGGGGGCCCACCTCACGTCCAGTCTCTTCTCCCAGGACCCCCTGCTCCATGTGGCCCTTCTCAAGCAGGAGCCCGGAGCAGACTTCTCATTGGTGGCCCCTTGCCTCCCACGGGGCCAGCTCTATGCACAGGGACAGCGCTTCTGTGTGCCTGACGCCCCAACTGAATTCCGGGTGGAGGTGCATGTGCAGACCGCCTGCTTTGGTACCTTTGAGCAGTGGGTGGTCTTTGACTTTGGCCGCCGGCCGGTTCTGCTTCGGAAGCTGGGCCTGCACCTGGGCCAAGCGCATTGCCTAGGACGCTGCAGGTGGCCAGCACCTACCTGCCCTGAGGAGCTGGACCACTGGCACACGGGCAACCGCCACGTGGTTCCTTGTGTGCAGCGCACAGCTGAGCAGGCAGCCCTGATGGCCAAGTACAAGGTGCCCGCCCTGGCCCTGGAGTTCAGTCGCAGCAGCCTGGCCTTGGCCCCCATCTCTCCCACCAACTATCGACAGCAGATGCACAATTTCCTCTACgaggaggaggctgctcagcagcGGCTGGTGGCCAGGTGAGGCCAGCAGCGGGCAGGCGGGTAGCCGGGAATCTGATTGTGCAGTGTAGCCTGGGATCTGACCACTAGGTGCTCCCCCCAGGCTGACCATGCGGGTCAAGGTGTCCCTGAAGGCAGCTCTGCAGACACCGGCATTGGGCATGCTCTTCGCACCGCAGGGAACCCTCTACGCCGaggtccctgtcccctcctctctgATGCCGGATACGGACCAGGGCTTCCTGCTAGGCCGGGCAGTGAGCACAGCTCTCGTGGCCCCTGTGCCTCCACCTAACGACACAGTGtatgaggtgtggctggagacaCGGGCCAGCTCAGAGCAGGCTCTGTGGCTGCTGCTGCCAGCACACTGCTGTGTGGCCCTGGGACTGCAGCCCGAGGCCAGCCCCCTCTTAGAAGTGCAGTTCCAGGTCAATCCGATGCCCTTCCGCCTCTGGCACCAAGCAGTGGATAAGCTGCCCGAGGAGCACCTAGTGGTGCCCGACCTGCCCAACTGTACCATGCCTCATCCCTGGCCCGTTCCGTCCTCACTGCGTGGCAACCGCAAACAGAAGATGGCTGTGGGGCTCATTGCAGGCAGGAGCCCCAGGGGCATGAGGCCTGTCCCCCCGCTGCTCATCTATGGTCCCTTTGGCACTGGCAAAACCTACACCCTGGCCATGGCCTCTCTGGAGGTGGCTCGGCAGCCCCATACCAAAGTACTCATCTGCACACATACCAACAGGTGAGCCCAGCCCTCTGTGGGGACCCTCCTGAGGGCCAGGTGCCCTGGGGTCATGGGTCTATTGCTGGGTAAGGGGCTGGGGCGCCTCCCAGAGACCTTGGACCTCAGAGGGGGAGGGGGGGCGGTGGCTGCTTCACCAGCCTTGATTGTTTTCTGTAGAAACAGAATTCACAACAGGGATGTTCCCCTTTGGTTGATCTGGTTTTCTTGGTTCCCTAACACCATGCACTGGCAGGTGCCGGGTCCTCCTCAGCCCAGCATGGGGAGGGAGGATGCACAGGACAGGGCCACATGCCCCGGGAAATCTTCCGGGCTTGGTGTGGAGATTGCCAGGTCTTGGCATGCCTGAGGGGCTGGTGGGGCCATGTGTATCTCACCTGCAAGGGTCTGACAGCCCTTCCCTGACCTTTTGACCCTTGGACTCTGCCCCTGAGAGTTGGGGTGCCAGTTCTTGCTGCCCACTGCTGACAGAGCCCAGCTATGCCCAGGGTCAGGTCAGCCTCTGGTCACCCTGGGCTGCTGTGGGCCATGGCCAGCTCCTTCACCTTCCTCCCTGCCTTGCCCTAAACAACCCCTCTCCTCCGAGCCCTCCCTGACCCAGAAGCTTCTACTCCTGAGTCCTCTCCTCTGGACTCTGACCTTGCGCGTTCTCGTCGTGTGTCTTTGGCCTCTGGGTGCTAGCATGCCTGGCAGGGCCCTCTCCACCTCCTCAAGGTACACGGGGCGTCTTAGCCACAGTGTGAGCAGCCACACGCCTTGTGCCTCCCAGTGCTGCAGACATCTACGTCCGGGAGTACTTCCATGCCCACGTCAAAGGTGGCCACCCTGAGGCAGCTCCGCTCCGGGTGATGTACACAGACCGCCCGCCCAGCCAGACGGACCCAACTACGCTGCGGTACTGCTGCCTGACAGAGGACGGACAGGCCTTCCGCCCGCCCACCAGGGAAGAGCTGGCGCACCACCATCTGGTGGTCACCACCACCTCCCAGGCCCGGGAGCTGCAGGTGCCGGCCGGCTTcttctcccacatcctcatcGACGAGGCTGCCCAGATGCTGGAGTGTGAGGCCCTCACCCCGCTGGCCTATGCCTTGCCGCGTACCCGTGTGGTGCTGGCGGGGGACCACATGCAGGTCACGCCCAGGCTCTGCAGCGTGCCCAGGCCCAAGGCAGCTAGGCACACTCTGCTCTACCGCCTCTTCCTGCACTACCAGCAGGAGGCCCACAGGGTTGCCCGGCAGAGCCGCCTCATTCTCCACGAGAACTACCGCTGCACCGCGGCCATCGTCAGCTTTGTCTCACGTCACTTCTACATGGCCAAGGGCAACCCCATCCAGGCCAGCGGCAAGGTCCCTCGCCACCCCCAGCACTACCCGCTCACGTTCTGCCACGTGGCAGGTAGCCCTGAGCGGGACCTGTCCATGACATCCTGGGTCAACGCAGCAGAGGTAGCTCAGGTGGTGGAGAAAGTGCAGGAGGTCTACAACACCTGGCCGCGCTGCTGGGGAGGCCGGGAGCAGAGACACATCTGTGCTGTCTCCCAGGGTGCCCAGGTAAGCCTGGCTGCTGGCTGCCGTGGCAGCTCACCACCTGCAAGGACTCTGAGTTCCAGGATGGGTGCTGCTTGGCAACTGAGGGTGCCTGGGCCTCTGGAGGCCCCCCTTGTAGGGCACAGACCCCTCACGCGCTGGCCTGTGTTGCCTCTAGGTCAGtgccctgaggcaggagctgaggaggaggagcctgggcGAGGTGTCTGTGGGCAGCTTTGAGACCCTGCCAGGTGGGTGGTCAGTGGCACGGACAAGGGGCACCTGACCATGAGGCAATTTCTGGCCAGCTCCTCAGTCTTGCTCCAGTGGGGGGTGCAGCTGAGGACAGAGGTCTATCCACTGTCCTGCCTAGCAGCCCTACCCCCAACGTGTCTCCCTGCAGGGCGGGAGTTCCGGGTGGTGGTACTGAGCACCGTGCACAACTGCCTCAGTCTGCTCAGTCCCGGGGCACCAACCTCAGAGTTCTTCACCGAGGCCCGTGTGCTGAACACCATCATGACCCGCGCCCAGTCACAGCTGGTCGCCGTGGGTGATGCAGTGGCCCTCTGTTCCTTTGGAGCCTGCAGCAAGCTCTGGAGGAGCTTCATCCGCGAGTGTGTGGAGCACCGTAGCGTCTGCCCTGAGAGCCTGTCATTGGAGCAGATCGAGCAGAGTGTGGCCCAGAGGCGAAGCTGGACCCCTGTGGCCCCCAGAGCAGAGGTAGCTGGAGCAGCAGTGGCCAGGGACACTGTTGCAGAAGAGGCAGCTGGAGGCCCAGCCTCAGAGCACGTGGCTGTGGCAAGGGTCCTATCTGAGCCCATGACTGAGGGGAGCAAGGTCACAgtgaaggcagaggcaggggacGTGGCCCCTGGGGAGGCAGCGGCAGGGGCCACCCTGGAAGGCAGTGTGCCTGCAGACACTGAGGACTGGGAGTCCGACCTCTGGCCCTCCCATGGGGAGCTCGACGCCGAGGACGCCATCCTGCAGGAGCTCCTGGATGAGAGCCGGCAGGTGACAGTGACCGTGGGGGAGGATGGGCTGCTGAGCACCGTAGCCAGACCCGAGTCCCCACAGCAGGCCCATCAGTACACCAGCCTGCCCTCAGCCACTCTGTGGAAGCTGCTGCACTCAGAGCCCAAGCTGTACCACCGCTGCACCTTCCTGAAGGAGACCTTTGAGCGGGCGTCGGCCATCCCACTAGGCGATGTGGCCTCTGACCCCATCCAGATCAGGGGCCGCCTGAACTGCGGGATGGCCTTCACAGGGGACGAGGTGCTGGTGCAGGTCCTGGACTGGGTGGCTGGTGACAGGAGCATGGCAGGACGGCCACAGGGCTGCGTGGTGGGGGTGCTAAAGAGGAGGAAACGTGAGCTGGCCTTTGTGTGCCAGATGGACAAGTGGGACCCCCGCATCATGATCCCTGTGGACAGCTCTGTGACCAAAATCTTTGTGGCTGAACTGAAGGACCCACTGCACATCCCCATTCACCGCCTCTTCCAGGGCCGGGTGCAGCGTGTGGGGCACAGGACCCTCTCAGCCGAGGCCCGGCACACCCAGCTCTTCTGGGTCCGCATCGTCCTGTGGCGTGAGCGTTTCTACTACCCATTGGGCATAATCCTGGAGGTGTTGCCCGAAGCCACCACCTGGGAGAAGGGCCTCCGCATCCTGGACCTGGAACATGGCCTCAGGACCCCTGCGCCCAACCCAGTCTCCATCTCCAGGGTGTTGCAGAGATTCCAGGTGGAGCTCGGCTCAGGTGCTGGTGACCGAGAAGACTGTCGCAGCCTCCTGACCTTCACTGTGGACCCCCAGGGTGCCTGTCACCTAGATGATGCCCTCAGTGTCCGGGACCTGGGCCCCATGTGTGAGGTAGCTGTGCACATCACTGACGTGGCCAGCCTCGTGCCCAGGGATGGGCCGCTGGACATGGAGGCCCGTCGGCAGGGCATTGCCTTCTATGCTCCGAACAGGGAACCCGTGCTCATGCTGCCAGCCAGAGTCTGCCAGGATGTGCTCAGCCTCCTGCCAGGCCGGGACTGCCTGgctgtctccctcttcctcaccATGGAGAAGGGCAGCGGCCAGCTCCAGAGCCTGCGCTTTGCCCCCTCTGTGATCTGCTCTGACCGCCAGCTGTCCTatgaggaggctgaagcaatGATCAAGGGACACCCAGGTGCTGGCCTGCAGCTGCCGACCGACCTGGGTTCCATGGAGGCCTGTGTCGTAGCCGCCTGCTACTTCTCCAGGGTGCTGCGTCGGCACCGCCTGCAGACGGCCTGTGACTACGAACCCCCGGCGGAGGACAGTGAGCTGGGCTTCCgtgcagctcacatcatggtcaAAGAGTACATGATCCAGTTTAACAGACTGGCGGCTCAGTTCCTGGTGCAGAGTGAGCACACAAGGACAGTCACGCCCCTGAGGTGGCAGCCCACACCCAGCAGCCACCAGCTCCAAGCTGTGTGTGAGCGGTACGCAGAGTTGGTGGCCCTTTCACTGCACCTTCAACACCACCTGCACAGCCACAGCACCCCAGGCACGCAGCTGCATGTCCTGGACTCCCTCTGGAAGCACGTCCAGCTTGCTGCCTGTGCCCAGGACTACAGCCGGATGGTGGACCTCATTGCTGCAGACGACATGCACCCCTCCCTGGCTCCTGTGGTCCTTGCCTTCCGAAAGACCCTGGATCGCTCAGTGTTTGGACGCTCCAGCGAGGGTGAGCAGCAGCTGGCCAGCCACTACTCGCTGCAAGTGGACTGGTACACGTGGGCCACATCGCCCATCCGCAGGTACCTGGACTTGGTGGTGCaaaggctgctgctgctggcacTGGGCCATGGGGGCCCTGAATACTCTACCAGGGACATTGATGAGCTCTGCCAGGACTTTGGCCGCCAGCATGCATGTGCCCAGAGCTATCAGCGGCGAGCCCGAATCCTGCACCTGGCCACCCAACTCAAGGCCCTGCCCCAAAATAAGCTGGGCTTTGTGGTCGACGTGGAGATGAGCACCCGCTGCTTCAAGCTCCTTTTCCCAGCCAACCGAGAGTCACTGCCCGATCCCTGTCCTGTCCACTACAGCTCCCTGCAGTTGGCTGACCATCCCCGCCGCCTGGAGAGCCGGCCGGGCCTGCAGCTGCTATGGCGCCGCCGCATCTACTCGGTGCAGAAGTCCCGGCCGCCCTCCCCACTGCCCGGCACCCTGAAGGACCCAGACACCGTGGCGGTGGGTGCAGCCCTGTGGAAGCGGCTACTGGGGCTGGTGGAGGAGCGGCGCTGGCCAGAAGCAGCTGCCCTCATCCAGGAGCAGGGCAGGAAGGAGTCCCCAGGGCGGGAGCCAGTGCAGGTACGCCAGAGCCCCTGTGGCCACTTTGTGGAGGTAGTCCGGGAGCTGGGCAGCGGGGACACCCTGCAGGTCCAGCTCAGCACCAGCCTGCAGCGTGGCTTCCTGGCACCAACCCTGCAGCTATGGACTGTGGTGCCTGGCTTTAGCCTCTGCCTGGAGCACGTGGTGCGGCCTGGCAACTGCTTCTCAGGGCATGCACTGCAGGCCTCTCGCGACTGGTACCAGGACGAGGAGGAGTACTCCCACGTGTGGGAGCCACTCTGCAGCCTGGAGTCGGCCACTAATGCTATCGCAGAGAACAGCTCCATCACGCTGCAGCATGTGCAAATCTCCTGGGATGAGGAGCGCACGCCCCAGGGGCAACTGCAAGGCACCTTCCTCCTGGACACTGCCTTCCTCTGGGAGAAGTGCATCCATGTCAACTTTAGCCACTGCTACCTCTGCATCCGGCTGGAGGGGCTGCAGGCCCCTCCTGTGAGGGCCAGCAGCCTCGGGCCCCTCCTGAGCATCGACCCTCATGGGTATGCCTGGGTGGCCCATGGGCTGACTGAGGACTTGGACCAGGAGGGTCAGGAAGACCGGCAGGAGGCCCTTAGGCGGGTACACTTCTTCATCCACCACATGGCCACGGAGAAGGTTCCAGAAGAGGTGCTGAGGCCTGGTACCCAATTCACTGTGGAGGTGCTGCCTAAGCAGCTTCCTGACCTGTGAGTGCCAGGGCAAGGTGTGAAGGTGGGTAAGGTCTCCTCCTGGGTGGGGTTCCTCACTTTCCTGTGTTACTCTTCACTCCCAGCCGCAAGGAGGAAGCTGTGCGTGGGCTGAAGAAGGCATCCCCCGTGGTGGTCAGCATTGCCTTGGGCCAGCCCATACCCCAGCCCCACCACAGCTcaccctcctgctccctccctacCCTGCATGGGTGCCCAGGGAGGCCTGGTCCCCAACTCCCAGTGGCTGCCAACAGGCTCCTAGAGCAAAGGGCCTATGACATCCCTGGAGGTCACCACACGTTGAATCCTAGCCAGAATGAGGCCATCAGGAAGGCTCTGGAGAAGCCCTTCACAGTCATCCAGGGCCCACCAGGTGGGCCCACATGCCGGGGAGCATGGGCGACCCTGGGCAGGCGGGGCCATGGTCCACAGGGGTCCTGGGAAGCAGGGTGGGCTCTGCTCACCCTGTGCTCTGATCAAAGGTACAGGGAAGACCGTGGTGGGCCTCCACATCATATTCTGGCTATGCCAATCACACCAGGAGCAAGAGTCCACCAGAAGCCACCCTGGTAGAGCGGGGCAGCCGGGTGGCCCACACATCTTGTACTGTGGCCCTTCCAACAAGTCAGTGGACGTAATGGCAGGTGTGCTGGGGATGGTGCATGGGGTGGCCAGGGGCTGCCTGCACTGGAGGGACAGCCTGAGCTCATACCCCACCTTCCCCCAGGACTGCTCCTGAGCAGGCAGGCAGAGCTACGACCCCTGCGAGTGTACAGCGAGCAGTCTGAGGCCACCGAGTTCCCAATACCAGGTGTGGGCAGCAGGGGCCGGCTCAGCAAGACCCCCCAGGAGGGGAGGCCTGACCAGACCCTCAGGTGTGACCTGTCTGTCCCTCTGTGCTTGGGTGGAGGCTGGGCCTGAGCTGTCTGGATGACCCTACTTTGGACTGGGGTTCATTGAGGCTCTGCCCTGCAGGAGCATCACTCTGCACCACCGGATCCGACAGGCCTCCAACCCGTATGCACCAGAGGTCAGGGCGTTTGACACCCGGCTGCAGAGAGAGGAAGTCTTTTCTAG
The Sciurus carolinensis chromosome 2, mSciCar1.2, whole genome shotgun sequence DNA segment above includes these coding regions:
- the Helz2 gene encoding helicase with zinc finger domain 2 isoform X1 yields the protein MASQERGLLPASPLGTKGPSLAKLYAQVDLYLGCPRCAQRLNESMFVLRKVEHDCPREILLARCKCPDKSKVWRRVGRRPVFPRPLRYEVCRYYSPGLGCRRHRNQCTFARSQEEALVWTFERKHNLPRLWLKAALGGRRAQGGSPGAANIIHAEFGGHFQLLCAHCFRRRPPHLSPVDPQGQCPSHGTCPSILTHVSTEGRKQQFVEVRPQPQNRHLLNYCMFVGRGEPCHHGAARCQYAHSAVEMAVWKAERLDGLQRGDLLTHSVPGEVQCAAPQDQAPGVQLYCHTCLVTCCSQETFENHCSSLEHAQLVALDQTVPWEYRSPPIGLSTFELCPRPDLCEYGDICTKAHSAQELQEWVQRAQATRLREQAAWQDGLVPYRARLLAEYKHSSSELLVLAETIPGVSIICHQPLVHQAQEKKTRHSWIFTVCSEDPLLHVALLKQEPGADFSLVAPCLPRGQLYAQGQRFCVPDAPTEFRVEVHVQTACFGTFEQWVVFDFGRRPVLLRKLGLHLGQAHCLGRCRWPAPTCPEELDHWHTGNRHVVPCVQRTAEQAALMAKYKVPALALEFSRSSLALAPISPTNYRQQMHNFLYEEEAAQQRLVARLTMRVKVSLKAALQTPALGMLFAPQGTLYAEVPVPSSLMPDTDQGFLLGRAVSTALVAPVPPPNDTVYEVWLETRASSEQALWLLLPAHCCVALGLQPEASPLLEVQFQVNPMPFRLWHQAVDKLPEEHLVVPDLPNCTMPHPWPVPSSLRGNRKQKMAVGLIAGRSPRGMRPVPPLLIYGPFGTGKTYTLAMASLEVARQPHTKVLICTHTNSAADIYVREYFHAHVKGGHPEAAPLRVMYTDRPPSQTDPTTLRYCCLTEDGQAFRPPTREELAHHHLVVTTTSQARELQVPAGFFSHILIDEAAQMLECEALTPLAYALPRTRVVLAGDHMQVTPRLCSVPRPKAARHTLLYRLFLHYQQEAHRVARQSRLILHENYRCTAAIVSFVSRHFYMAKGNPIQASGKVPRHPQHYPLTFCHVAGSPERDLSMTSWVNAAEVAQVVEKVQEVYNTWPRCWGGREQRHICAVSQGAQVSALRQELRRRSLGEVSVGSFETLPGREFRVVVLSTVHNCLSLLSPGAPTSEFFTEARVLNTIMTRAQSQLVAVGDAVALCSFGACSKLWRSFIRECVEHRSVCPESLSLEQIEQSVAQRRSWTPVAPRAEVAGAAVARDTVAEEAAGGPASEHVAVARVLSEPMTEGSKVTVKAEAGDVAPGEAAAGATLEGSVPADTEDWESDLWPSHGELDAEDAILQELLDESRQVTVTVGEDGLLSTVARPESPQQAHQYTSLPSATLWKLLHSEPKLYHRCTFLKETFERASAIPLGDVASDPIQIRGRLNCGMAFTGDEVLVQVLDWVAGDRSMAGRPQGCVVGVLKRRKRELAFVCQMDKWDPRIMIPVDSSVTKIFVAELKDPLHIPIHRLFQGRVQRVGHRTLSAEARHTQLFWVRIVLWRERFYYPLGIILEVLPEATTWEKGLRILDLEHGLRTPAPNPVSISRVLQRFQVELGSGAGDREDCRSLLTFTVDPQGACHLDDALSVRDLGPMCEVAVHITDVASLVPRDGPLDMEARRQGIAFYAPNREPVLMLPARVCQDVLSLLPGRDCLAVSLFLTMEKGSGQLQSLRFAPSVICSDRQLSYEEAEAMIKGHPGAGLQLPTDLGSMEACVVAACYFSRVLRRHRLQTACDYEPPAEDSELGFRAAHIMVKEYMIQFNRLAAQFLVQSEHTRTVTPLRWQPTPSSHQLQAVCERYAELVALSLHLQHHLHSHSTPGTQLHVLDSLWKHVQLAACAQDYSRMVDLIAADDMHPSLAPVVLAFRKTLDRSVFGRSSEGEQQLASHYSLQVDWYTWATSPIRRYLDLVVQRLLLLALGHGGPEYSTRDIDELCQDFGRQHACAQSYQRRARILHLATQLKALPQNKLGFVVDVEMSTRCFKLLFPANRESLPDPCPVHYSSLQLADHPRRLESRPGLQLLWRRRIYSVQKSRPPSPLPGTLKDPDTVAVGAALWKRLLGLVEERRWPEAAALIQEQGRKESPGREPVQVRQSPCGHFVEVVRELGSGDTLQVQLSTSLQRGFLAPTLQLWTVVPGFSLCLEHVVRPGNCFSGHALQASRDWYQDEEEYSHVWEPLCSLESATNAIAENSSITLQHVQISWDEERTPQGQLQGTFLLDTAFLWEKCIHVNFSHCYLCIRLEGLQAPPVRASSLGPLLSIDPHGYAWVAHGLTEDLDQEGQEDRQEALRRVHFFIHHMATEKVPEEVLRPGTQFTVEVLPKQLPDLRKEEAVRGLKKASPVVVSIALGQPIPQPHHSSPSCSLPTLHGCPGRPGPQLPVAANRLLEQRAYDIPGGHHTLNPSQNEAIRKALEKPFTVIQGPPGTGKTVVGLHIIFWLCQSHQEQESTRSHPGRAGQPGGPHILYCGPSNKSVDVMAGLLLSRQAELRPLRVYSEQSEATEFPIPGVGSRGRLSKTPQEGRPDQTLRSITLHHRIRQASNPYAPEVRAFDTRLQREEVFSREDLTLYRSILGKARKFELDRHSVILCTCSCAASASLQKLDIRQILVDEAGMATEPETLIPLVRFSKAEKVVLLGDHKQLRPVVKDKQLQNLGMDRSLFERYHRDTSLLDTQYRMHEDICTFPSMEFYGRKLKTWQGLKRPASVLGHVNKESCSVIFGHVQGQEQSLLVSTDEGSENSKANLEEVAEVVRITRQLTRTVDSQDIAVLTPYNAQVAAISKGLEREGITGVTVSSITKSQGSEWRYVLVSTVRTCPESDMDQRPTKSWLKKFLGFVVDPNQVNVAITRAQEGLCLIGDHVLLRCCPLWRRLLDFCAAEQSLVPASQVQVQRRQ
- the Helz2 gene encoding helicase with zinc finger domain 2 isoform X2, which gives rise to MASQERGLLPASPLGTKGPSLAKLYAQVDLYLGCPRCAQRLNESMFVLRKVEHDCPREILLARCKCPDKSKVWRRVGRRPVFPRPLRYEVCRYYSPGLGCRRHRNQCTFARSQEEALVWTFERKHNLPRLWLKAALGGRRAQGGSPGAANIIHAEFGGHFQLLCAHCFRRRPPHLSPVDPQGQCPSHGTCPSILTHVSTEGRKQQFVEVRPQPQNRHLLNYCMFVGRGEPCHHGAARCQYAHSAVEMAVWKAERLDGLQRGDLLTHSVPGEVQCAAPQDQAPGVQLYCHTCLVTCCSQETFENHCSSLEHAQLVALDQTVPWEYRSPPIGLSTFELCPRPDLCEYGDICTKAHSAQELQEWVQRAQATRLREQAAWQDGLVPYRARLLAEYKHSSSELLVLAETIPGVSIICHQPLVHQAQEKKTRHSWIFTVCSERTAEQAALMAKYKVPALALEFSRSSLALAPISPTNYRQQMHNFLYEEEAAQQRLVARLTMRVKVSLKAALQTPALGMLFAPQGTLYAEVPVPSSLMPDTDQGFLLGRAVSTALVAPVPPPNDTVYEVWLETRASSEQALWLLLPAHCCVALGLQPEASPLLEVQFQVNPMPFRLWHQAVDKLPEEHLVVPDLPNCTMPHPWPVPSSLRGNRKQKMAVGLIAGRSPRGMRPVPPLLIYGPFGTGKTYTLAMASLEVARQPHTKVLICTHTNSAADIYVREYFHAHVKGGHPEAAPLRVMYTDRPPSQTDPTTLRYCCLTEDGQAFRPPTREELAHHHLVVTTTSQARELQVPAGFFSHILIDEAAQMLECEALTPLAYALPRTRVVLAGDHMQVTPRLCSVPRPKAARHTLLYRLFLHYQQEAHRVARQSRLILHENYRCTAAIVSFVSRHFYMAKGNPIQASGKVPRHPQHYPLTFCHVAGSPERDLSMTSWVNAAEVAQVVEKVQEVYNTWPRCWGGREQRHICAVSQGAQVSALRQELRRRSLGEVSVGSFETLPGREFRVVVLSTVHNCLSLLSPGAPTSEFFTEARVLNTIMTRAQSQLVAVGDAVALCSFGACSKLWRSFIRECVEHRSVCPESLSLEQIEQSVAQRRSWTPVAPRAEVAGAAVARDTVAEEAAGGPASEHVAVARVLSEPMTEGSKVTVKAEAGDVAPGEAAAGATLEGSVPADTEDWESDLWPSHGELDAEDAILQELLDESRQVTVTVGEDGLLSTVARPESPQQAHQYTSLPSATLWKLLHSEPKLYHRCTFLKETFERASAIPLGDVASDPIQIRGRLNCGMAFTGDEVLVQVLDWVAGDRSMAGRPQGCVVGVLKRRKRELAFVCQMDKWDPRIMIPVDSSVTKIFVAELKDPLHIPIHRLFQGRVQRVGHRTLSAEARHTQLFWVRIVLWRERFYYPLGIILEVLPEATTWEKGLRILDLEHGLRTPAPNPVSISRVLQRFQVELGSGAGDREDCRSLLTFTVDPQGACHLDDALSVRDLGPMCEVAVHITDVASLVPRDGPLDMEARRQGIAFYAPNREPVLMLPARVCQDVLSLLPGRDCLAVSLFLTMEKGSGQLQSLRFAPSVICSDRQLSYEEAEAMIKGHPGAGLQLPTDLGSMEACVVAACYFSRVLRRHRLQTACDYEPPAEDSELGFRAAHIMVKEYMIQFNRLAAQFLVQSEHTRTVTPLRWQPTPSSHQLQAVCERYAELVALSLHLQHHLHSHSTPGTQLHVLDSLWKHVQLAACAQDYSRMVDLIAADDMHPSLAPVVLAFRKTLDRSVFGRSSEGEQQLASHYSLQVDWYTWATSPIRRYLDLVVQRLLLLALGHGGPEYSTRDIDELCQDFGRQHACAQSYQRRARILHLATQLKALPQNKLGFVVDVEMSTRCFKLLFPANRESLPDPCPVHYSSLQLADHPRRLESRPGLQLLWRRRIYSVQKSRPPSPLPGTLKDPDTVAVGAALWKRLLGLVEERRWPEAAALIQEQGRKESPGREPVQVRQSPCGHFVEVVRELGSGDTLQVQLSTSLQRGFLAPTLQLWTVVPGFSLCLEHVVRPGNCFSGHALQASRDWYQDEEEYSHVWEPLCSLESATNAIAENSSITLQHVQISWDEERTPQGQLQGTFLLDTAFLWEKCIHVNFSHCYLCIRLEGLQAPPVRASSLGPLLSIDPHGYAWVAHGLTEDLDQEGQEDRQEALRRVHFFIHHMATEKVPEEVLRPGTQFTVEVLPKQLPDLRKEEAVRGLKKASPVVVSIALGQPIPQPHHSSPSCSLPTLHGCPGRPGPQLPVAANRLLEQRAYDIPGGHHTLNPSQNEAIRKALEKPFTVIQGPPGTGKTVVGLHIIFWLCQSHQEQESTRSHPGRAGQPGGPHILYCGPSNKSVDVMAGLLLSRQAELRPLRVYSEQSEATEFPIPGVGSRGRLSKTPQEGRPDQTLRSITLHHRIRQASNPYAPEVRAFDTRLQREEVFSREDLTLYRSILGKARKFELDRHSVILCTCSCAASASLQKLDIRQILVDEAGMATEPETLIPLVRFSKAEKVVLLGDHKQLRPVVKDKQLQNLGMDRSLFERYHRDTSLLDTQYRMHEDICTFPSMEFYGRKLKTWQGLKRPASVLGHVNKESCSVIFGHVQGQEQSLLVSTDEGSENSKANLEEVAEVVRITRQLTRTVDSQDIAVLTPYNAQVAAISKGLEREGITGVTVSSITKSQGSEWRYVLVSTVRTCPESDMDQRPTKSWLKKFLGFVVDPNQVNVAITRAQEGLCLIGDHVLLRCCPLWRRLLDFCAAEQSLVPASQVQVQRRQ